A single window of Sparus aurata chromosome 22, fSpaAur1.1, whole genome shotgun sequence DNA harbors:
- the LOC115573864 gene encoding putative transmembrane protein INAFM2, with product MRDPRNWTPAFGPAERGKPATYTGEKKAQLVARANRKWVRLVTVLVYVLAVSLAAVLLAVYYSLIWRPTAGPGPARTGTRRTENQTGSEPGTRRNTANKSNNTCFKVSDASGDIDKNTQTDRSDRQSGPGPVPSVPQAGPDVTSPAAVTAEDPSNLPTHRPAGRRDPDQEGDGSGTENRTPSEDDRMTLTK from the coding sequence ATGCGGGACCCGCGGAATTGGACCCCCGCGTTCGGGCCGGCGGAGCGGGGCAAGCCGGCCACCTACACCGGGGAGAAGAAGGCGCAGCTGGTGGCCAGAGCCAACAGGAAGTGGGTCAGACTGGTCACGGTGCTGGTCTACGTCCTGGCCGTGTCTCTGGCCGCCGTCCTCCTGGCGGTCTACTACAGCCTCATCTGGAGACCCACAGCTGGACCCGGACCCGCCCGGACCGGAACCCGCAGGACTGAGAACCAGACCGGGTCTGAACCTGGAACAAGAAGAAATACTGCAAATAAAAGTAACAACACGTGTTTTAAAGTCAGTGACGCGTCTGGTGATATCGataaaaacactcaaactgATCGATCCGATCGTCAGTCTGGTCCCGGTCCAGTCCCCTCGGTCCCTCAGGCCGGACCGGACGTCACCTCTCCGGCCGCTGTGACCGCGGAGGACCCGTCCAACCTGCCGACACACCGGCCCGCGGGGCGCCGGGACCCGGACCAGGAGGGGGACGGGTCCGGGACGGAGAACCGAACTCCTTCTGAGGATGACCGGATGACTCTTACAAAATAA